A region of the Candidatus Zixiibacteriota bacterium genome:
CGTTTTCTCCCGGCGACCAAGACGGTTCCCAAAGAGCTTTTACCGATCGTTGACATCCCGTCGATCCAGTACGTCGTGCAGGAAGCCGTCGACGCTGGAATTCAAGAAATCATTTTCGTGACCGGGCGGGGCAAGGATGGAATCGAGGACCATTTCGACGAAGCCCCTGAGCTGGAGCAGGTTCTGGCGGAGCGAGGCCAGGCCGAGATGGTTCAAATGCTCCGGCGCATAGCGGAGATGACCGAGGTCGTCTCGGTTCGGCAAAAGAAACCGCTGGGCTTGGGTCATGCGGTGCTGTGCGCGCGCGATCTGGTCGGCAACGAGCCGTTCGCGGTCATGCTCGCGGACGATTTGATCGACAGCGACACGCCCTGTATCCGACAGCTGCTGGAGATCTTCGAGGAGAAAAACGAATCCGTCGTCGCCTTGATGGAGGTGCCCGCGGAAGAAGTGCACCAGTACGGCGTCATCAAGGGCAGGGAGATCAGGAAACGGTTGTATCAGGTCGAGTCCACCGTGGAAAAGCCTGCCGCCAGGGAGGCGCCTTCCAGGATGGCGATCATCGGCCGGTATATTCTCCGGCCGGAGATTTTTCCGATCCTCGAGACCCAGGAGCCGGGTCGGGGCGGGGAAATCCAACTGACCGACGGGCTGGCCCGGCTGGTTAGCCAGAGGCAGGTTTACGGCTGCGAGTTCCTCGGCGATCGCTACGATATCGGTGACAAGTACGGTTTCGTCCGGGCCACGGTGGCGTTCGCACTGAAACGCCCGGACTTGAAAGTCAAAGTCAAAGAGTATTTAAAGAGTTTAGTCGGCGAGATTTCGGGGCCGTAGCTCAGCTGGGAGAGCGCTAGAATCGCACTCTAGAGGTCGTGGGTTCGACTCCCATCGGCTCCACCATTCGTCGACGTTCCGGGAGAGCGGCTCAGGAGATCCAAGCCGTCGCATCGCTCGCCGCTCGGCGGTCGGATGCGGTGCGAAACGTTCGGCTCCTGCTGCTCCCCGGAGCGCCCGCCGTCGTTTCCGTCCCGCGAGATCCAAATCGATCGGCAAAGCACCGGCCTTTGCGCCTTGTTCGTCCGGCGCGGGGGGCTATGGCTTTTCGTGGCTCGGCTTGAAAAACCGTATCAGTTGGGAGGTGAGCGTCGGATGGTCGGCGATGAGCTTTTCCAGGAGATGAAAGGCCCGAGTGTCCCCCGGGTCCGCTTTGACCGCCTCTACGTAGGCCCAAGCCGCTCCTAGCGGGTTGTCCTGGCCGGCCAGTGAGAGTCCCAGGTTCTTGAAAGCGGTTCCGCGGGTTGA
Encoded here:
- the galU gene encoding UTP--glucose-1-phosphate uridylyltransferase GalU, with protein sequence MKVRKAVIPVAGLGTRFLPATKTVPKELLPIVDIPSIQYVVQEAVDAGIQEIIFVTGRGKDGIEDHFDEAPELEQVLAERGQAEMVQMLRRIAEMTEVVSVRQKKPLGLGHAVLCARDLVGNEPFAVMLADDLIDSDTPCIRQLLEIFEEKNESVVALMEVPAEEVHQYGVIKGREIRKRLYQVESTVEKPAAREAPSRMAIIGRYILRPEIFPILETQEPGRGGEIQLTDGLARLVSQRQVYGCEFLGDRYDIGDKYGFVRATVAFALKRPDLKVKVKEYLKSLVGEISGP